One window of Arthrobacter oryzae genomic DNA carries:
- a CDS encoding galactose oxidase early set domain-containing protein — translation MTTLIAATLSLLFTASYFAHAPIAASAAEPINLVKNPSLELGNGQPTCFKPSGWGTPGKWSFAEGRNGGRSYSVTVTGYTQGDRKLLQTESVDCAPKVIPGQTYEMGIWYKSTASVSLTVFRHTAQGWSYWGDIEREAPAVGWTLAAAATPVIPEGTDQIAFGLSLSGNGTLTTDDYSLVQNVIDQPAPNTGQLIINGNLASGTQIPTCFSLGGWGNRQLTSSLSTDVPANSTVGTRSYDLTIASYVSGDAKLIQSEQAGCAPAVVPGAQYDLKVDYKTSAVPGTNLTVFAHTATGWQYWTDLKTLPASAAWTTAQARTPVIPEGVDRISFGLSLSSNGSLKTTNYSMVKYDPAPPVAGGPELVGSWDVLTTQLPIRAIHSTLLHDGRLLLIAGSGNDGAAFTAGSFKAVIWTPSTNAFKDVPVPYDMFCAGHVTLPDGKVLLAGGTSAFPANTDGPTAFKGAKQSYYFDPADDQFHQIGDMTGAHWYPSLTKLGNGDVWSAGGIDDQAKGTVLTEMFDTSAMDWLPQNQVPQTWSYWGTYPHMFLLDDGKMFYTGGHTFGNGLPGTGARVYDWTSAQMWDVPGLRQKDMRDQAGSVFIGPAQDQKLMIVGGGNTDGNAPAINLVDIIDFKQAAPAYVPGPDLPGPGKTYVNLVNLPDRTVLAANGAQLNRAGNVQTASLYNPVSNSWKEIGADPVGRNYHSTSILLPDGKVAILGSNPLDNSFELRISVYSPPYLFKGTRPTLTAVPGSASYGQTIELGVTGNVSSASLMSPMSATHQTDTNARLVDLPIAGTGGSRTAQIPDNPNLLPPGPYMLSVLDTDGVPSISKWVWIS, via the coding sequence ATGACAACTCTCATTGCAGCGACGCTTTCGCTCTTGTTTACTGCCAGCTATTTCGCGCACGCGCCTATCGCAGCTTCAGCCGCCGAGCCTATCAATCTCGTCAAGAATCCCTCGCTGGAACTAGGCAACGGCCAGCCCACGTGTTTCAAACCCTCAGGCTGGGGCACCCCTGGCAAATGGTCGTTCGCCGAGGGGCGCAACGGTGGGCGCTCCTATAGCGTGACGGTCACCGGGTACACCCAGGGGGATCGCAAACTGCTGCAGACAGAGAGCGTAGACTGCGCCCCCAAGGTCATCCCGGGACAAACCTACGAGATGGGCATCTGGTACAAGTCCACCGCATCGGTGTCGCTGACCGTCTTCCGGCATACTGCCCAGGGGTGGAGCTACTGGGGCGACATCGAGCGGGAGGCGCCAGCGGTCGGCTGGACCCTCGCCGCCGCCGCTACTCCGGTAATTCCTGAAGGTACCGATCAAATTGCCTTCGGCCTTTCCCTCTCGGGAAATGGAACGTTAACCACCGACGACTATTCATTAGTTCAGAATGTCATCGATCAACCGGCCCCGAACACCGGGCAGCTTATTATTAATGGCAATCTGGCGTCCGGAACACAAATACCAACGTGTTTTAGCCTCGGCGGCTGGGGAAATCGCCAGTTGACCTCTTCGCTTTCCACCGATGTGCCCGCTAATTCGACCGTCGGCACCCGATCGTATGATCTGACAATTGCTTCCTACGTTTCCGGCGATGCAAAACTCATTCAGTCGGAGCAGGCCGGCTGCGCCCCCGCCGTCGTACCAGGAGCGCAATACGACCTCAAGGTCGATTACAAGACATCTGCCGTTCCGGGCACAAACCTCACGGTCTTCGCCCACACTGCAACGGGCTGGCAATACTGGACCGACCTGAAGACGTTGCCGGCCAGTGCAGCCTGGACTACGGCCCAGGCGCGGACACCGGTGATACCCGAAGGCGTTGACCGGATCTCCTTTGGTTTGTCCCTCAGCTCCAACGGCTCGCTGAAGACCACCAACTACTCAATGGTCAAGTACGACCCTGCGCCGCCGGTTGCCGGCGGACCTGAACTCGTGGGCTCGTGGGATGTCCTCACAACGCAGCTTCCCATCCGGGCTATTCATTCCACCCTGCTCCACGACGGACGGCTGCTGCTGATCGCAGGTTCGGGGAACGACGGGGCAGCCTTCACGGCGGGATCGTTCAAGGCCGTGATCTGGACACCGAGCACCAACGCCTTCAAGGACGTCCCCGTTCCCTACGACATGTTCTGCGCCGGCCACGTCACCCTGCCGGACGGCAAGGTCCTGCTGGCGGGCGGCACGTCAGCCTTCCCAGCCAACACTGACGGACCCACCGCCTTCAAGGGCGCGAAGCAGAGCTACTATTTCGATCCGGCAGACGACCAGTTCCACCAGATCGGTGACATGACCGGCGCCCACTGGTACCCGTCGCTCACCAAGCTGGGTAACGGCGACGTGTGGTCCGCTGGCGGAATCGACGACCAGGCCAAGGGAACCGTCCTCACGGAAATGTTCGACACATCGGCAATGGACTGGCTCCCGCAGAACCAGGTCCCGCAGACGTGGAGCTACTGGGGCACTTACCCGCACATGTTCCTGCTGGACGACGGCAAAATGTTCTACACGGGGGGCCACACGTTCGGTAATGGCCTGCCCGGCACCGGTGCCAGGGTGTACGACTGGACCTCGGCGCAGATGTGGGACGTACCGGGGCTGCGGCAAAAGGACATGAGGGACCAGGCCGGTTCCGTCTTCATCGGGCCCGCCCAGGACCAGAAGCTGATGATTGTGGGCGGCGGCAATACGGACGGAAACGCCCCGGCCATAAACCTCGTGGACATCATCGACTTCAAACAGGCAGCACCCGCGTACGTCCCCGGTCCGGATCTTCCCGGGCCCGGCAAGACTTACGTCAACTTGGTCAATCTTCCGGACCGGACGGTGCTCGCCGCGAACGGCGCTCAACTGAACCGCGCCGGCAACGTTCAAACCGCTTCCCTCTACAACCCCGTGAGCAACTCCTGGAAGGAAATCGGGGCTGATCCGGTGGGACGCAACTACCATTCGACGTCGATCCTGCTGCCCGACGGCAAGGTGGCTATCCTGGGTTCCAATCCGCTGGACAACTCCTTCGAGCTTCGGATCTCCGTCTACAGCCCGCCCTACCTGTTCAAAGGCACGCGCCCCACGCTCACTGCCGTCCCGGGATCAGCAAGCTACGGCCAGACCATCGAGCTGGGGGTCACGGGCAACGTTTCCTCCGCTTCCCTCATGTCGCCGATGTCCGCAACCCACCAGACGGACACCAACGCCCGCCTGGTAGACCTTCCCATCGCGGGAACAGGCGGCAGCCGCACTGCACAGATACCCGACAACCCGAACCTTCTACCGCCGGGACCCTACATGCTCTCAGTCCTCGATACGGATGGCGTTCCCAGCATCTCCAAGTGGGTGTGGATCTCATGA
- a CDS encoding glycosyltransferase, giving the protein MPVSVLASALVVLIALALFAIALSTLYLNTYAWWDPKTQIRTSYSGLQASESCSFSLIMPCRNEREDVMRATLSALLAQTHSRKEVIISVGHDDPETVQTAHKLAREFPDFVRVSVDVSETKNKPRQLNKALSMCRNTVVGVFDAESIAAKELLAHIDSVFAAKNADVVQGAVQLINYRDTWYSLRNCLEYFTWFRSRLHAHSRQGFIPLGGNTVFIKRELLNEVRGWDGNCLAEDCDLGVRLSTLGRKIVVAYSPELVTREETPDTLKALVRQRTRWSLGFMQVFAKGDWKNLPTRKMRAIAWWTLMQQHFMAFAGVCIPVAIFAAVWGGFPLVVTLIAFLPLVPTLATIAFDICMLQEFGRDHKFTISWYDYFRLIVGTPIYQLVLAFSALRALVKFIRRDFGWEKTDHSGSHLSYIDTAVAAPVRP; this is encoded by the coding sequence ATGCCCGTTTCCGTGCTGGCCAGCGCCCTGGTCGTCCTGATTGCTTTGGCGTTGTTCGCCATTGCGTTGTCTACTCTGTACCTCAATACGTATGCGTGGTGGGATCCCAAGACCCAAATCCGCACGTCGTACTCGGGGCTGCAAGCCTCGGAATCGTGCTCCTTCTCGCTGATCATGCCGTGCAGGAACGAGCGGGAGGACGTGATGCGGGCAACTCTGTCTGCGCTCCTGGCCCAGACGCATTCCCGTAAGGAAGTAATCATCTCGGTGGGTCATGACGATCCTGAAACTGTTCAGACGGCACACAAGCTCGCCCGTGAATTTCCCGATTTCGTCCGGGTTAGCGTCGACGTCAGCGAAACCAAGAACAAGCCGCGGCAGCTCAACAAAGCGCTGTCCATGTGCCGCAACACTGTGGTGGGGGTGTTCGATGCTGAATCGATTGCGGCGAAAGAGTTGCTCGCACACATCGACAGCGTTTTTGCGGCCAAGAACGCAGACGTGGTCCAAGGAGCTGTCCAGCTCATCAACTACCGGGACACCTGGTACTCATTGCGCAATTGCTTGGAATACTTCACCTGGTTCAGGTCCAGACTGCACGCCCACTCCCGGCAGGGGTTCATTCCTTTGGGCGGCAACACGGTGTTCATCAAGCGTGAGCTCCTCAACGAAGTCCGCGGCTGGGACGGAAACTGCCTTGCCGAGGACTGCGACCTGGGTGTCCGGCTATCCACCCTGGGGCGGAAGATCGTCGTGGCGTACTCCCCCGAGCTAGTCACCCGTGAGGAGACTCCGGACACCCTGAAAGCCCTGGTGCGTCAGAGGACCCGTTGGTCGCTGGGATTTATGCAGGTTTTCGCCAAAGGTGACTGGAAAAACCTGCCAACCCGAAAGATGCGTGCAATTGCCTGGTGGACCCTGATGCAACAACATTTCATGGCCTTCGCCGGCGTCTGCATTCCCGTCGCCATCTTCGCAGCCGTCTGGGGAGGTTTTCCGCTCGTGGTCACGCTCATAGCTTTCCTTCCGCTGGTACCCACCCTGGCGACGATAGCCTTCGACATCTGCATGCTCCAGGAGTTTGGCCGGGACCATAAGTTCACCATTTCCTGGTACGACTACTTCCGGCTGATCGTCGGCACACCCATCTACCAGCTGGTCCTTGCATTTTCCGCCCTGCGGGCCCTTGTCAAGTTCATCCGGCGCGATTTCGGCTGGGAAAAGACCGACCATTCCGGATCCCATCTTTCTTACATTGATACCGCAGTTGCCGCCCCTGTCCGTCCGTAA
- a CDS encoding ArnT family glycosyltransferase: MAVAELEPPLAERKDSPSPQHRGPGPDAPFSLTQLSSWDRITLWVLSAMAAVLSLWNLTGAPSYQDDEGTYTAQAFAVQSGSLAPYTYWYDHPPLGWIQIAGLNWLPTMLGLGDGTAIGATRYVIAAFFVASALLLYMLARRMKVRIPFAALTTVIFVLSPLSLVLGRQIYLDNIGVPWLLLAFYLALSSRDALWHHVCAGICFAVAVLSKETLAIFGPALLMALMYRPRWSNRTFSVVGFLTVGGLMLAFYPLSALLRNELLSGPDHVSLQDALSYQFLERSGSGTIFEAGSSRAELLAGWLYFDKYLIAAGLAAAVLCILRKQSRVLTVAILSFAIPIVLGQGYLPAMYIIGVIPFLALALGTGVDIAWSGLEKLGKNRPHHRRPLRSAFVAVLCSALFLMSVPQWFEQDRDLLTAETNANWRQTLNWVQDNVSRDDVVLAPYSMWYDLNSSGWNDAWTMIATEKPDLDKQFESVHPGGWQEIEWVIVGPSVTSNIDSLGLSRAASALKHSTTVQSFGEWSIRRVDPPASPQSTER; the protein is encoded by the coding sequence ATGGCAGTCGCGGAGCTTGAACCGCCCCTTGCGGAACGCAAGGACAGCCCCTCACCCCAGCACCGGGGCCCGGGGCCCGACGCGCCTTTTTCCCTGACACAGCTTTCCTCCTGGGACCGCATCACTCTGTGGGTGCTTTCTGCTATGGCAGCAGTCCTCAGTCTGTGGAACCTGACGGGCGCACCCAGCTACCAGGACGACGAAGGAACCTATACGGCCCAGGCCTTCGCCGTCCAGTCCGGAAGCTTGGCCCCCTACACGTACTGGTATGACCACCCGCCGCTCGGCTGGATCCAGATCGCGGGCCTGAATTGGCTTCCCACAATGCTGGGACTGGGTGACGGCACCGCCATCGGCGCCACGCGGTATGTCATCGCCGCTTTCTTTGTTGCCAGCGCTCTCCTGCTATATATGCTGGCGAGGCGCATGAAGGTCCGTATCCCGTTTGCTGCGCTGACCACCGTAATTTTTGTCCTGTCCCCGCTCTCGCTCGTTCTGGGACGGCAGATTTACCTGGACAATATCGGTGTCCCCTGGCTACTACTGGCCTTCTACCTTGCATTGTCATCCCGTGACGCACTGTGGCACCACGTGTGCGCAGGGATCTGTTTCGCCGTGGCCGTCCTGTCCAAAGAGACCTTAGCCATTTTCGGTCCTGCCTTGCTGATGGCTCTCATGTACCGTCCGCGCTGGAGCAACCGTACGTTCTCCGTGGTTGGATTCCTCACGGTGGGAGGGCTGATGCTCGCCTTCTACCCGCTGTCGGCGCTGCTACGGAACGAGCTCCTCTCCGGCCCGGACCACGTGTCCCTCCAGGACGCTCTGTCGTACCAGTTCTTGGAGCGCTCAGGCTCGGGAACGATCTTTGAAGCCGGTTCGAGCCGCGCGGAGCTGTTGGCAGGCTGGCTCTACTTCGACAAGTACCTCATTGCTGCAGGCCTTGCAGCCGCCGTCCTCTGCATCCTGAGGAAGCAGTCCCGCGTCCTGACGGTGGCTATACTCTCCTTCGCCATCCCGATTGTCCTGGGCCAAGGCTACCTGCCGGCAATGTACATCATCGGAGTGATTCCGTTCCTTGCCCTGGCACTAGGCACTGGCGTCGATATCGCGTGGTCCGGGTTGGAGAAACTGGGTAAGAACCGGCCCCACCACCGGCGACCACTGCGGTCAGCGTTCGTTGCAGTTCTTTGCTCTGCACTGTTCCTCATGTCCGTGCCGCAATGGTTTGAACAGGACCGGGATCTTTTGACAGCCGAGACCAATGCGAACTGGCGGCAAACCCTCAACTGGGTTCAGGACAACGTCTCCCGCGATGACGTAGTCCTGGCACCCTACTCCATGTGGTACGACCTCAACTCCAGCGGTTGGAACGACGCCTGGACCATGATTGCAACGGAAAAACCGGACCTCGACAAGCAATTCGAATCAGTCCACCCCGGTGGTTGGCAGGAGATCGAATGGGTCATCGTCGGCCCGTCCGTGACGTCCAACATCGACAGCCTGGGCCTGAGCCGGGCAGCTTCCGCGCTAAAGCACTCTACGACTGTCCAATCGTTTGGCGAGTGGAGCATCCGCCGGGTCGATCCTCCGGCCTCACCGCAATCTACCGAGCGTTAG
- a CDS encoding glycosyltransferase, with protein MEHPPGRSSGLTAIYRALGTGVVKLSVIVPTSNEAPNIEQLVNRVAAACRALDAEIIFVDDSTDNTPEVIGRVASAAPLPVRMIHRPAPDDGLSGAVLQGLLSSSSDYCLVMDGDLQHPPELIPVLLAELEGGIADVVVASRYCGQGSSPNGLGNVYRRIVSGGASMLTRCLFPSRLRGCSDPLTGFFVLRRSRVDYGRLRPGGFKILLEILGRHRLVVSEVPFIFGKRTAGRSKAGIRAGLSFLLQLMQLRVGRAGVFAGVGAVGAVLNLLIMGLLLGAGAHYVFAAIMAAELTIVSNFLMQERLVFGALLHEANARTTRFLHSFGFNNAEALLRLPVLMVAVETLMVNSVIAQGLTLVAAFTLRYFFHSKVVYRSRPVAPDSEKVSKPFVSKVQSDPVM; from the coding sequence GTGGAGCATCCGCCGGGTCGATCCTCCGGCCTCACCGCAATCTACCGAGCGTTAGGAACTGGTGTAGTGAAACTTTCAGTGATCGTACCGACCTCCAACGAAGCGCCCAACATCGAGCAGCTCGTCAACCGTGTAGCGGCGGCCTGCCGGGCTCTGGATGCCGAGATCATCTTCGTTGATGACTCAACGGACAACACGCCCGAAGTCATAGGCCGCGTTGCCTCGGCTGCGCCGCTCCCGGTCCGGATGATCCACCGTCCCGCGCCGGATGATGGTTTGAGCGGGGCCGTCCTCCAGGGGCTGCTGTCGAGCTCGTCCGACTACTGCCTTGTGATGGATGGCGACCTCCAGCACCCGCCCGAGCTGATCCCGGTCCTTCTCGCGGAACTCGAAGGCGGCATTGCGGACGTAGTGGTTGCGTCCCGGTATTGCGGACAGGGAAGCAGCCCCAATGGATTAGGAAATGTTTATCGCCGCATAGTTTCCGGCGGTGCGTCGATGCTTACTCGTTGTCTGTTCCCGTCACGATTGCGCGGGTGTTCCGACCCCCTGACCGGCTTCTTCGTGTTGCGCCGCTCGAGGGTGGACTATGGCAGGCTCCGCCCTGGTGGCTTCAAGATACTCCTTGAGATTCTTGGCAGGCATCGCCTGGTCGTCTCTGAGGTTCCCTTCATTTTCGGAAAGCGCACCGCCGGCAGATCCAAAGCAGGCATCCGGGCGGGACTGAGTTTCCTCCTTCAGTTGATGCAACTCCGAGTCGGTCGAGCGGGAGTTTTCGCAGGCGTGGGCGCTGTTGGCGCAGTGCTCAACCTTTTGATCATGGGCCTCCTGTTAGGCGCGGGAGCACACTACGTTTTCGCGGCCATCATGGCTGCGGAGCTGACCATCGTGTCGAACTTCCTGATGCAGGAGCGGCTGGTTTTTGGCGCACTCCTGCACGAGGCAAATGCGCGGACCACCCGGTTCCTACACTCTTTCGGGTTCAACAACGCCGAGGCACTGCTGCGGCTGCCGGTTCTGATGGTCGCCGTCGAAACGCTCATGGTCAACAGCGTCATAGCGCAGGGACTGACTCTTGTGGCTGCGTTCACCCTGAGGTATTTCTTCCATTCCAAAGTGGTCTACCGGTCCAGGCCTGTTGCACCGGACTCGGAAAAGGTCAGTAAGCCATTCGTGAGCAAGGTGCAGAGCGACCCCGTCATGTAA
- a CDS encoding IclR family transcriptional regulator yields the protein MANSASGESIIGRFVKIVSAFDDRHTSMSAAELGRRTGLPVTTTYRLVNDLLRERLLEREPGGDIHIGTRMWELVSRGSKMLGLREAALPFMEDVQAVVQHSTTLGILDSDEVLYIERLGSDKTIVDITKIAGRLPLHATSSGLVLLAHAPTAYQDSFLARPLTKFTETTLTEPPQLRRHLAEIRQRGFAAMPGVIVPESSGIAVPVFGPDNTVRAALSVVVPRNEENTAARVPVLMAAARGISRALGWRGELKGTLRQSH from the coding sequence GTGGCCAATTCCGCGTCGGGCGAGTCGATTATCGGCCGCTTCGTAAAAATCGTGAGCGCGTTCGACGACCGGCACACCTCCATGAGCGCCGCCGAGCTCGGGCGCAGGACCGGGCTCCCGGTCACCACCACTTACCGGCTGGTGAATGACCTGTTGCGGGAACGCCTCCTCGAACGCGAACCCGGCGGCGACATCCACATCGGAACCAGGATGTGGGAGCTGGTTTCCCGAGGGTCCAAGATGCTCGGTTTGAGGGAGGCGGCGCTGCCGTTCATGGAGGACGTCCAGGCGGTGGTGCAGCACTCCACCACGCTCGGCATCCTGGATTCGGACGAGGTGCTGTACATCGAGCGGCTCGGCTCGGACAAGACCATCGTGGACATCACCAAAATCGCGGGCAGGCTGCCACTGCACGCAACGTCTTCGGGCCTGGTCCTGCTGGCGCACGCCCCGACCGCCTACCAGGACAGCTTCCTGGCCCGGCCGCTGACCAAGTTCACCGAAACCACCCTCACGGAACCGCCCCAGCTGCGCCGCCACCTGGCCGAGATCAGGCAGCGGGGTTTTGCCGCCATGCCGGGCGTGATCGTGCCCGAATCCAGCGGCATCGCCGTACCGGTCTTCGGGCCCGACAACACCGTCCGCGCAGCGCTCAGCGTGGTAGTGCCGCGCAACGAGGAGAACACAGCCGCCCGCGTCCCCGTCCTGATGGCAGCGGCCCGGGGCATATCGCGGGCCCTCGGCTGGCGGGGCGAGCTGAAGGGCACTCTTCGCCAGAGCCACTAA
- a CDS encoding SDR family NAD(P)-dependent oxidoreductase, which translates to MNTTANRVAGKTAIVTGGRGDLGSATAALLAEHGAKVASLDVAGIPAGAAHRNISEYDVDVTSEESVANAIRRVRDELGTPDILVNAAGIIGPAGASHTASVTDFDTIFNVNVKGVWLMTKHVVPGMIEKGTGSIVNFSSIHGITGGRNVPLYHATKGAVRLLSKSDAAAYGSHGIRVNSIHPGSMDTRMSRRSAEQSDVGAEAYYKQLVGSNPLPRQGKPDEIAYGVLYLASDESRFTTGSELVIDGGYTAV; encoded by the coding sequence ATGAACACCACAGCGAACCGAGTGGCCGGCAAGACCGCAATCGTTACTGGCGGCCGCGGCGACCTGGGCAGCGCCACCGCCGCCCTGCTGGCCGAGCACGGCGCAAAAGTAGCAAGCCTGGACGTCGCCGGGATCCCGGCTGGTGCGGCGCACCGAAACATCAGCGAGTACGACGTCGATGTCACCAGCGAGGAGAGCGTCGCCAACGCCATCCGCCGGGTCCGGGACGAACTGGGCACGCCGGACATCCTGGTCAACGCCGCCGGAATCATCGGCCCCGCCGGAGCCTCCCACACCGCGTCGGTCACGGACTTCGACACGATCTTCAACGTCAACGTCAAGGGCGTCTGGCTGATGACCAAGCACGTGGTCCCCGGCATGATCGAAAAGGGCACCGGCAGCATCGTCAACTTCTCCTCCATCCACGGCATCACCGGCGGACGGAATGTGCCGCTGTACCACGCCACGAAGGGCGCGGTCCGGCTGCTGAGCAAGTCCGACGCCGCGGCCTACGGAAGCCACGGCATCCGCGTGAACTCCATCCACCCCGGCTCCATGGACACGCGGATGAGCCGCCGCTCGGCCGAGCAGTCAGATGTCGGCGCCGAGGCCTACTACAAGCAGCTGGTGGGCTCCAACCCGCTCCCCCGCCAAGGTAAGCCGGACGAGATCGCCTACGGGGTGCTGTACCTGGCCTCCGACGAATCCCGCTTCACCACGGGCTCCGAGCTCGTGATCGACGGCGGCTACACCGCCGTCTGA
- a CDS encoding FAD-dependent oxidoreductase: MKFVNGNPAESYDVVIVGSGAGALTAAATAARAGKSVVVLEKSALLGGTSAVSGGMLWVADNHHAREAGITDSKEAAAEYVRAVARGRGRDELLAAALNYGDQMLRFVEEECGLGFIFLDNFPDYRQDLPGAVEGGRTVEPELFNSREALGGLKEHVRSDGRAPFTMQEYENWGAFTKFPWDDLNRRQADGLVAKGQALVSMLLASLVRDGAALVTGARGHRLLTDGGRVTGVELESGEVFHANDGVVLATGGFEWDKALADSMLASRLYTMCSPPSNTGDGLRMAQRIGGQTRGTREAWWAPMSVTGDTRDGQPIGTLLRFERQGPGSIMVNRHGRRFANESQNYNDLARSLQSWDSAANRTLNTPAHVIVDHAYMERYGILAHRAGQPTPGYLIEAATLEELAAKINVPAENLSATVARFNEYAVNGEDPDFGRGESAYDKYWGDEENLYPNPSLGPLQTGPFYAMEVVNGAFGTNGGVATDGLARVLDVDNQPIEGLFAAGNTTENAYAAGYPGAGATLGPIMTMGYLAGRTIAGQSAEYSAAEQTESTSELVGA, encoded by the coding sequence ATGAAATTCGTCAATGGCAACCCGGCGGAAAGCTACGACGTCGTCATCGTCGGTTCCGGCGCCGGCGCCCTGACCGCTGCGGCCACCGCGGCCCGTGCCGGCAAATCCGTCGTCGTCCTCGAGAAGAGTGCCCTGCTGGGCGGGACCTCGGCCGTCTCCGGCGGCATGCTGTGGGTGGCAGACAACCACCATGCCCGCGAGGCCGGCATCACGGATTCCAAGGAAGCGGCCGCAGAATACGTGCGCGCCGTGGCCCGGGGACGCGGCCGCGATGAACTGCTGGCCGCGGCTCTGAACTATGGGGACCAGATGCTCCGCTTCGTCGAGGAAGAGTGCGGGCTCGGCTTCATCTTCCTGGACAACTTCCCCGACTACCGCCAGGACCTGCCCGGTGCCGTGGAAGGCGGCCGCACGGTGGAGCCGGAGCTGTTCAACAGCCGGGAGGCCCTGGGCGGCCTCAAGGAACACGTGCGTAGCGACGGCCGCGCCCCGTTCACCATGCAGGAATACGAAAACTGGGGTGCGTTCACCAAGTTCCCCTGGGACGACCTCAACCGGCGCCAGGCCGACGGGCTGGTGGCCAAAGGCCAGGCCCTCGTGTCCATGCTGCTCGCCAGCCTGGTCCGTGACGGAGCAGCGCTCGTGACCGGGGCACGGGGACACCGGCTGCTTACCGACGGCGGCCGGGTGACCGGCGTCGAGCTTGAATCCGGTGAGGTGTTCCACGCGAACGACGGCGTGGTGCTGGCCACCGGCGGCTTCGAATGGGACAAGGCACTGGCCGACTCAATGCTCGCCTCGCGGCTCTACACGATGTGCTCGCCGCCCTCGAACACCGGCGACGGCCTGCGGATGGCCCAGCGGATCGGCGGCCAGACCCGCGGCACCAGGGAAGCCTGGTGGGCCCCGATGTCAGTCACCGGCGACACCCGCGACGGGCAGCCCATCGGCACCCTGCTGCGCTTCGAACGCCAGGGCCCGGGATCGATCATGGTGAACCGGCACGGCCGCCGCTTCGCCAACGAGTCGCAGAACTACAACGACCTCGCCCGGAGCCTGCAGTCCTGGGACTCCGCCGCGAACCGGACCCTCAACACCCCGGCCCACGTGATCGTGGACCACGCCTACATGGAGCGCTATGGCATCCTGGCCCACCGCGCCGGCCAGCCCACTCCCGGCTACCTGATCGAGGCGGCGACACTGGAAGAACTTGCCGCAAAGATCAACGTTCCCGCGGAAAACCTCAGCGCAACGGTGGCGCGGTTCAACGAATACGCCGTGAACGGCGAAGACCCGGACTTCGGTCGCGGCGAAAGCGCGTACGACAAGTACTGGGGCGACGAGGAGAACCTGTACCCGAACCCGTCCCTGGGTCCGCTGCAGACCGGACCCTTCTACGCCATGGAAGTGGTCAACGGCGCCTTCGGCACCAACGGCGGCGTGGCCACCGACGGGCTGGCCCGCGTGCTCGACGTCGATAACCAGCCCATCGAGGGCCTGTTCGCCGCAGGCAACACCACCGAAAACGCCTACGCCGCGGGCTACCCGGGCGCGGGCGCCACCCTTGGCCCGATCATGACCATGGGCTACCTCGCCGGGCGGACAATCGCCGGCCAGTCCGCGGAGTACAGCGCGGCAGAACAGACAGAATCCACATCAGAACTGGTAGGAGCCTGA
- a CDS encoding Dabb family protein, which translates to MIRHTVLFKFKPDFPPADKQAWIAGLNRMTGNIPGMLSLSHGQDVLNTERSFDYAIVADFETVEDIAVYNTHPLHEPLKAYSFPNSQQILSVDFHLGDPAPAPAKTPTS; encoded by the coding sequence ATGATCCGCCACACCGTACTCTTCAAGTTCAAACCGGACTTCCCGCCCGCCGACAAGCAGGCATGGATCGCCGGACTCAACAGGATGACCGGGAACATCCCCGGCATGCTCAGCCTGAGCCACGGCCAGGACGTGCTCAACACGGAGCGTTCCTTCGACTACGCCATTGTGGCGGACTTTGAAACGGTTGAGGACATAGCGGTGTACAACACGCATCCGCTCCACGAGCCGCTGAAGGCGTACTCGTTCCCCAACAGCCAGCAGATCCTCTCGGTGGATTTCCACCTCGGGGACCCCGCGCCGGCGCCCGCTAAGACACCGACGTCTTAA